A part of Planctomycetia bacterium genomic DNA contains:
- a CDS encoding oligosaccharide flippase family protein encodes MSASSKSVPSAKSAPVGSIRADSLAEGVIILLALTVVQRLVGFVRGIIFCRSLDVDQLGEWDLAFSFLMLAAPLAVFGLPGSFGRYVEAYRASGQLRTFLRRTTLGSVVPAIVFCVGSAVFSTSIAELIFGDPADAPLVL; translated from the coding sequence ATGTCCGCGTCGTCAAAATCCGTACCGTCGGCAAAATCGGCCCCTGTCGGTTCGATCCGCGCCGATTCGTTGGCCGAGGGAGTGATCATCCTCCTTGCGCTGACGGTCGTGCAGCGACTCGTCGGGTTCGTGCGCGGGATCATCTTTTGCCGTTCGCTCGACGTCGATCAACTGGGAGAGTGGGATCTCGCGTTCAGCTTCCTCATGCTCGCCGCGCCGCTGGCCGTGTTCGGACTGCCGGGGAGTTTCGGGCGGTACGTCGAAGCGTATCGGGCCTCCGGTCAGTTGCGCACATTTCTCCGTCGCACGACGCTCGGCAGCGTCGTCCCGGCGATCGTGTTCTGCGTCGGCTCGGCTGTGTTCAGCACGTCGATCGCGGAGCTCATCTTCGGCGATCCGGCCGATGCCCCGCTGGTGCTCG